From a single Streptomyces liliifuscus genomic region:
- a CDS encoding aspartate-semialdehyde dehydrogenase — translation MARTVGPGTVRPGSVGPTLAVVGATGAVGTVMLQILSQHADIWGEIRLIASPRSAGRKLAVRGEQVEVVALTEEAFDGVDVAMFDVPDEVAERWAPLAASKGAIVVDNSGAFRMDPEVPLVVPEVNPHAARVRPRGIVANPNCTTLSMIVALGALHAEFGLRELVVSSYQAVSGAGRRGVDTLRQQLSLVAGTELGTTPGDVRRAVGDNTGPFPEPVALNVVPWAGTVREDGWSSEEMKVRDESRKILGLPNLPVAVTCVRVPVVTTHSLTVHARFQGEVTVDRAREILATAPGVVLFDNPAAGEFPTPVDVVGTDPTWVGRVRRALDDPTALELFVCGDNLRKGAALNTAQIAELVAAELSGR, via the coding sequence ATGGCCAGGACTGTGGGACCCGGGACCGTGCGACCCGGGTCCGTAGGGCCGACGCTCGCGGTCGTGGGAGCGACCGGGGCCGTCGGCACTGTCATGCTCCAGATCCTGTCCCAGCACGCGGACATCTGGGGCGAGATCCGCCTCATCGCCTCCCCGCGCTCGGCCGGCCGCAAGCTGGCCGTGCGCGGCGAGCAGGTCGAGGTGGTGGCCCTGACGGAGGAGGCCTTCGACGGGGTCGACGTCGCCATGTTCGACGTACCCGACGAGGTCGCCGAGCGCTGGGCGCCGCTGGCCGCGTCCAAGGGCGCGATCGTCGTGGACAACTCCGGCGCCTTCCGGATGGATCCCGAGGTGCCGCTGGTGGTGCCCGAGGTCAATCCGCACGCCGCCCGGGTCCGGCCGCGCGGAATCGTCGCGAACCCCAACTGCACGACCCTGTCCATGATCGTGGCCCTGGGCGCGCTGCACGCCGAGTTCGGTCTGCGCGAGCTGGTGGTCTCCTCGTACCAGGCGGTGAGCGGGGCCGGGCGCCGCGGTGTCGACACCCTGCGCCAGCAGCTGTCGCTCGTCGCCGGTACGGAACTGGGGACGACCCCCGGTGACGTACGCAGGGCGGTGGGGGACAACACGGGCCCCTTCCCGGAGCCGGTGGCGCTCAACGTGGTGCCGTGGGCCGGGACCGTGCGGGAGGACGGCTGGTCCTCGGAGGAGATGAAGGTGCGGGACGAGTCCCGCAAGATCCTCGGACTGCCGAACCTGCCCGTCGCCGTCACCTGCGTACGGGTGCCGGTGGTCACCACGCACTCGCTGACCGTCCATGCCCGCTTCCAGGGCGAGGTGACGGTGGACCGGGCGAGGGAGATCCTCGCCACAGCGCCCGGTGTCGTGCTCTTCGACAATCCGGCGGCGGGGGAGTTCCCGACGCCGGTCGACGTGGTGGGCACGGACCCCACATGGGTGGGACGGGTGCGGCGGGCGCTCGACGATCCGACGGCGCTGGAGCTCTTCGTCTGCGGGGACAATCTGCGCAAGGGGGCCGCGCTGAACACGGCCCAGATCGCCGAGCTGGTGGCTGCCGAGCTGAGTGGAAGGTGA